The window AACCTGGTCGTGAGTCGTGACTGCAACCCGGGCTGGGTTGAAATTTGCAAAGAGCCCTTTTTGTAAgccttaaaccctaaacccaattttttttttttaaaaaaaaatatctgggTTTTTTTGGGAATTTCTCATTAGAAATGAAGATGGAGAAAAGTTCGTTCCTTTCCATGAACAAAAGGCGGTCCAAGGTAAAACCTTTGTGCCTTTAAATCctcaaaattcaaacttttttttatttgtttcctgTTAATTGATGTGGGTTTTTGGTTTTCTGTGTTTTAGAGAGGTGAAAGAGAAGTGGGTGAGGGACGATGTCCAAGTCTTGCAAAGGGTTGGCCATGGAGCTAGTCAAGTGTCTCAGTGAATCTGATTGTGTAAAGGTTCGGTTTTGAAGATTTTTATCGATTTGttggatttaaaaataaattattttttgtgggTGATTTGTGCAGTAATGGTTAATCCTTAATGTTGTGATGATGTTGGCTTTGCGTGTGTGTGTTGGAGAATAGGTTGAGAAGAGATCATATAAGGAATGCGTTGGAGAGAAGAGTCCATGCATACCAAGTGAGTGTGCGGGACTCAGGGAAACCTATTTCAATTGCAAGAGAGGCCAGGCAagtgtttactttttttaacttGATCATGGTACCTTCTATGTGATTTCAAATGCATCCAGatgccattttttttgttgttttgggtATCGATTTTATATGCAAAATTGTCTTGCAGCTAGTAAATTTacttgagtttaattttaacaCCCAGTAAATTTTgcattgtcaattaattatagctagcaattttcaattatatgaCAATTCACAAATTTTGAATGAATGTTGAATGTTTCATGGATAGGGTATTGCTAttatcatctttttctttagtgTGTATGATGAAATGTATCTTTACAGCATGTAAATGGACTTCAACCAAATTATCTGGCTGCTAATATTACAGAGATGCTGGTAACTGATATATGGTTGTAAGTATGGAATTGAAAAGTTGGTAAGGCAAATTAATCTAGGTCCCAGtgctttttggaaaaaaattaggaGCGAGCCAGCAAGCATTTGGGGTCCACTAGGTAGAATGAAATGAaatcaaataacattaaattcgGGGGGAAGTGACTgcagttaattttttattgtttattttagtcACCATCTTGCTTTAACTTTCAAAAGTAGAGGAAGACAGTGTTATGATTACTGAAGGGTGATGGTTCTTCTTTCTGGTGGGCCAGGAAATTTGCTGAAATCATCTTTAAAACTAGTCGTTATATTCATCATGTGTGCCCTTGAGTAAAAGAGTTTTGAGTAGTTTTGACTGTGCAAGTGTTGAAATGGTTAGATGGTTAAGCTGGTAAAGTCAGTCTATAGGATATGGTCTGTCTTGTATCTTTTTATGATCTCTTGCATGTCTACATGTATGATCTTGAAATGTTAacatattctttattctttatgaTACTTGAGGATTTTAAAACTGGTTAGGAATTCTCATTAATACATCTGGTGAGTGTACTTGATTAGCATTGAAACTAACAAGTAACAAACAATCAGGTGTTCTTCTAGTTCAGACTTCAGAATTGAATTCAACAAGTTTGTTCTTGAGAACAGTTAtatttgttaattgttagtaGTAATGCTCACTCGTTGCAAGCTCATTTTGTATTATTAAGGACTTCATGGTCTGCACTTCTTATAAAATTGGTTTGCAATAAGTCATAACAATTGACATAGATTTCTTAAACGATCCATTTTGCCATCTTCATTGCAAATAGTATAAATAGTAGGGCTGGGAAAACCAATGGTAAAAATGTATTTagttgatgaagaagatgatgaataaCATTTAATGTAGTTCACGTGTAAGCTtcaatatgatataaaaaattaaacagctatttttttttcccattctTATCAGGTTGACATGAGAGCTAGGATTCGTGGAAACAAAGGCTATTAATGATCCCATCATACATTAGAAAAATTCTGTAGTTGTTCTGTCCAGTTGAGGTTCTTTCAGTTTTTAGCTCAAGATGAAGTCAGCAAAAGTAAAAGAAGAGGGTGAATAAGAGAAATTGGAGGCATTGCTAATTGTTTGATTTGATGGCATTGTAAGCTACGCATGCTCATGACAGCAACAATTTTGCTTTTAGAGAGATCATTAATATAAACTCTATCTAGTAATTAACATAGTGCATGTACATTCACCTACATTCTTGAATGACAGATTCCCTTTCCTCTTATGATAGTTCCACTAAGGGTGAGGCTTGTAGGATGCTCTAAGTGATAGTTTCAAGATTTGTTTGTCATAATTCATGCATCTCCATTATGTTATACAGTATGGTCCCTCTACTTACCTCTCCATGATTCCTGAACACTTCCTTTCTCAAGATAAAGAGGAATAAAAAGGGGTTTTGGACTATTGGCACTTCAATTTGTCAGTCCACACTCTAGTATTGACACTTAAGATTTTTGCTCAACTTTCCAATTTTGTTCTTaatcttttaaaacaaaattaatagttatttatctttaatttatatgttatatGCAGTAGTACTaaacaaagtaaaataaatacgtaattaatttatattaaatagaatatttttaatcatggtatctttatttgattaattttttaatgagtgAATCACTAATTTAGTCTTTGAAATTAACAAAATGATCCTCGAAAGTGTAGATTATCTATCCATTTAGTCCCTCCATTAGTGTCATCTAACATTGTTAAGTGTCTAGCTACCAGTCAAGTAGGCAAATACTTTCACATGGACAAAAATGacctaacatttttttccttctctgcaTCTTTTTCCTTCTTGTCAATTAATTTTGCATGAGTCTTTTGATCAACCATCAAGGAAATATCATCATAATACCCTTGAAACCTAGTTGTGTGAACAAGGTTTAAAATTCCTTTCCTAGTTTGGTCGCTATCCTTGACATGTATGAAAGTGTTTCAATTGGGTACCTTTAAGCTACTcattaatattaatgaattaCGTTAAATGTTAATATAAGTTTTGCTTGAGGTTTCCATTTGATGGATTCATGTTAAATGGATGGCACAGTTGCTCGTGATTTTTTATTCAAGAACAATTGAAATATTTGGTTGTAgagaaaatattctaaaaaaagaaaatgagcaCTAAAATGTGTTTGTTTGCGATGGATTATGATATcttgaaatgaaaattcaatAGGTTTCaattgtggaagaaaaggaagaaaaggagGCGCTCACGGAAATCGCCTCTATGGTGGCGCATGTGAcatctttgtttttaattttttgtggttTAACAACCATTGGTTTcaattttgtgatgatgttagAGCACTTAAATGTTAATGAAGTTACTTAGCAACTGGcgataaaaactaaataaaaaaaatactgtgtagggactaaaatttaatgtttataagTATAAGAATAAAACGCAAAATTTAGACAAGTACAAGATTATAagagtgattatatttttaactcACCACCTCAACAAGCCATGTGAAACATAGTTGAACCCCACATTTTCACGTCACGAAAATTTTATCGGTATTACATTGCAATTGACAACagagaataaaagataaaatttactaatgTAAAGACTAAACAAGTATAAGagctaaataaataattagaactTCAAGGCTTCTAGAGCAACAAGTTTGGAGCTAATATTTTGAGCCTTATTTGGGGCAAGGTCAACTTTGATAAATCATATATTATCTATAGTTCACTACTAAATTCCTAATTTCGTGAAAAATATTGTGCATCTACTAGAAATTACCAATGTGGCTTTCATTGTAAAGTATCTAGGCCTCCTA of the Glycine max cultivar Williams 82 chromosome 13, Glycine_max_v4.0, whole genome shotgun sequence genome contains:
- the LOC100500616 gene encoding cytochrome c oxidase assembly factor 5 — translated: MSKSCKGLAMELVKCLSESDCVKVEKRSYKECVGEKSPCIPSECAGLRETYFNCKRGQVDMRARIRGNKGY